Proteins from a genomic interval of Macaca mulatta isolate MMU2019108-1 chromosome 18, T2T-MMU8v2.0, whole genome shotgun sequence:
- the LOC114673720 gene encoding uncharacterized protein LOC114673720 isoform X3, translating to MAALLLRRVGCHYLQAHFGPQLCIRNWSLPVVMSICCRGTGIAFSADVGPRKRPQDSPRIPVWSGCPGSYCVVLYGAGSHVKNGGSQHHLPTRYIHPSFCLSFLSPAWEKFSLFV from the exons ATGGCTGCACTCTTGCTGAGACGTGTTGGTTGTCATTACCTCCAAGCCCACTTTGGCCCTCAGCTCTGTATCAGAAA CTGGTCTCTTCCCGTGGTGATGTCCATCTGCTGCCGCGGCACTGGTATTGCTTTCAGTGC TGATGTGGGACCTAGGAAAAGGCCTCAAGATTCCCCACGTATACCAGTCTGGAGTGGCTGTCCTGGTTCTTACTGTGTTGTCCTCTATGGGGCTGGCAGCCATGTGAAGAACGGAGGTTCCCAGCATCATCTTCCTACACGTTACATTCACCCATCTTTCTGTTTGTCATTCCtatctccagcctgggaaaagtTCTCCTTATTTGTTTAG
- the LOC114673720 gene encoding succinate dehydrogenase cytochrome b560 subunit, mitochondrial-like isoform X1, with protein MAALLLRRVGCHYLQAHFGPQLCIRNWSLPVVMSICCRGTGIAFSAGVSLFGTPALLLPGNFESYLELVKSLCLGPALIHTAKSALVFPLTYHTWNGIRHLMWDLGKGLKIPHVYQSGVAVLVLTVLSSMGLAAM; from the exons ATGGCTGCACTCTTGCTGAGACGTGTTGGTTGTCATTACCTCCAAGCCCACTTTGGCCCTCAGCTCTGTATCAGAAA CTGGTCTCTTCCCGTGGTGATGTCCATCTGCTGCCGCGGCACTGGTATTGCTTTCAGTGCAGGAGTCTCTCTTTTTGGCACGCCGGCCCTGTTACTCCCCGGGAACTTTGAGTCTTATTTGGAACTCGTGAAGTCCCTGTGTCTGGGGCCAGCACTGATCCACACAGCTAAGTCTGCACTCGTCTTCCCTCTCACGTATCACACCTGGAATGGGATCCGACACTTGATGTGGGACCTAGGAAAAGGCCTCAAGATTCCCCACGTATACCAGTCTGGAGTGGCTGTCCTGGTTCTTACTGTGTTGTCCTCTATGGGGCTGGCAGCCATGTGA
- the LOC114673720 gene encoding succinate dehydrogenase cytochrome b560 subunit, mitochondrial-like isoform X2: MAALLLRRVGCHYLQAHFGPQLCIRKSLPVVMSICCRGTGIAFSAGVSLFGTPALLLPGNFESYLELVKSLCLGPALIHTAKSALVFPLTYHTWNGIRHLMWDLGKGLKIPHVYQSGVAVLVLTVLSSMGLAAM, encoded by the exons ATGGCTGCACTCTTGCTGAGACGTGTTGGTTGTCATTACCTCCAAGCCCACTTTGGCCCTCAGCTCTGTATCAGAAA GTCTCTTCCCGTGGTGATGTCCATCTGCTGCCGCGGCACTGGTATTGCTTTCAGTGCAGGAGTCTCTCTTTTTGGCACGCCGGCCCTGTTACTCCCCGGGAACTTTGAGTCTTATTTGGAACTCGTGAAGTCCCTGTGTCTGGGGCCAGCACTGATCCACACAGCTAAGTCTGCACTCGTCTTCCCTCTCACGTATCACACCTGGAATGGGATCCGACACTTGATGTGGGACCTAGGAAAAGGCCTCAAGATTCCCCACGTATACCAGTCTGGAGTGGCTGTCCTGGTTCTTACTGTGTTGTCCTCTATGGGGCTGGCAGCCATGTGA